A DNA window from Sediminitomix flava contains the following coding sequences:
- a CDS encoding PorP/SprF family type IX secretion system membrane protein gives MSISYKPNQFQRTIFLVIALITAYTQSLHAQDVQYSQFYAAPLYLNPAMTGTTYDGRAAVNYRNQWIGLPVNYQTFLASYDQYLPNKGISYGAMIKQDIVSTGQFQDLTETALDFTGAYLLRVNKNLNFNFGLQLGLNQTSLALQRFLFNDQINSDGVGGPSQENFSTDNIIVPEIALGALMIGKGYWFGLSAHHVNEPSKSFLGGKQYYPAKFSVMGGYVIPLEFHKRYFVGNYGNKTISPVFLFTQQDKASQLSMGAYLTYSPVMFGMWYRGIPVVKQNEKNTMNQDALIFMMGMKYKQYKIGYSFDWTISDLPQDRAISHEISITYQFEFYKNYRKKPKKKAEPLPCPIPWNLM, from the coding sequence ATGTCAATCAGCTATAAACCAAACCAATTTCAAAGAACGATATTTCTAGTTATCGCTCTCATAACAGCCTATACACAGAGTTTGCATGCACAAGATGTGCAGTATTCTCAGTTTTATGCGGCACCTTTGTATTTAAATCCTGCAATGACAGGTACCACTTATGATGGTAGAGCTGCTGTGAACTACAGGAATCAGTGGATTGGTTTGCCTGTTAATTATCAGACCTTTCTTGCCTCATACGATCAATATTTACCCAATAAAGGAATTTCATACGGTGCCATGATCAAACAAGATATCGTGAGCACTGGGCAGTTTCAAGACCTAACAGAAACAGCATTAGATTTTACTGGAGCTTACCTCTTGAGGGTGAATAAAAATCTAAATTTTAATTTTGGTTTACAGTTAGGATTGAATCAAACTTCTTTAGCCTTACAACGTTTTTTATTTAACGATCAAATTAATTCAGATGGCGTTGGTGGCCCTTCACAAGAGAATTTTTCGACAGATAATATTATTGTTCCAGAGATTGCTTTGGGTGCTTTAATGATTGGTAAAGGCTATTGGTTTGGACTTTCCGCACATCATGTCAATGAACCTTCAAAGAGTTTTTTAGGTGGAAAACAGTATTATCCTGCTAAGTTTTCAGTGATGGGAGGATACGTCATACCGCTTGAATTTCATAAGCGATACTTTGTAGGTAACTACGGTAATAAAACCATCTCCCCAGTCTTTCTTTTTACACAACAAGACAAAGCTAGCCAACTAAGTATGGGGGCGTATCTGACCTATAGTCCAGTGATGTTTGGGATGTGGTATAGAGGTATACCCGTAGTCAAACAAAATGAGAAAAATACAATGAACCAAGATGCTCTCATCTTCATGATGGGAATGAAATATAAGCAATATAAAATAGGATATAGTTTCGATTGGACGATTTCAGATTTACCGCAAGACAGAGCCATATCGCATGAAATCTCAATTACCTATCAATTTGAATTCTATAAAAATTATCGAAAAAAGCCTAAGAAAAAGGCTGAACCACTTCCATGCCCAATTCCATGGAATTTAATGTAG
- a CDS encoding DUF4382 domain-containing protein: MKKFLLGVAVAFTMLSTACNDDEVNSSNQKVKVDLRMTAQDMNLISLAKETPSFDSIYLDVVALYIKGSVLTGNDSAGYEVSEGDTTINFNIMDYQDSTMYLWNDEWLAGTVDELEVKLGGNSYVIEEGGKKEFLQTPSNKMKIDMIEGENVVEGDKSYKLILNMGPIEEMIHGTGQGKYMLKPVRTEGYFEEVTEEEETPAE, encoded by the coding sequence ATGAAGAAATTCTTATTAGGTGTAGCAGTAGCATTTACAATGTTATCTACAGCATGTAATGATGATGAAGTGAATAGCTCAAACCAAAAGGTAAAAGTTGATTTACGCATGACTGCTCAAGACATGAATTTAATCTCTTTGGCGAAAGAAACTCCTAGCTTTGATTCTATTTACCTAGATGTAGTCGCACTCTACATTAAAGGTTCTGTACTTACAGGAAATGACAGTGCTGGTTATGAAGTATCTGAAGGAGACACAACCATCAACTTCAATATCATGGATTACCAAGATTCTACTATGTACCTTTGGAATGATGAATGGTTAGCTGGAACTGTGGACGAACTTGAAGTCAAACTTGGAGGAAACAGTTATGTCATTGAAGAAGGCGGAAAAAAAGAGTTTCTTCAGACTCCTTCAAACAAGATGAAAATTGACATGATTGAAGGTGAGAATGTAGTTGAAGGAGATAAATCTTACAAACTCATCCTTAATATGGGGCCAATTGAAGAAATGATTCACGGCACAGGACAAGGCAAATACATGCTTAAACCTGTTAGAACTGAAGGATATTTTGAAGAAGTAACAGAAGAGGAAGAAACACCTGCAGAATAA
- a CDS encoding alcohol dehydrogenase family protein — MNKDEIPQLMYGIYLKGHGDYDMLEYREDIPVPELGADEVLIKVSAAGVNNTDLNTRIGWYSKGDANSEDASWSGSAIGFPRIQGADVCGRIVAVGKNVSEDRLNERVLIEPCIREVKGELLEQAWYYGSECNGGFAQFTTVASRHAHAVNSTMSDIELASFPCSYSTAENLLTRSRVTENDTVFITGASGGVGSAAIQLAKARGAQVIAVTSPSKVDELKDLGADKVVLRDEDWLTTLGENSVEVVIDLVAGDKFPLLLDLLKPFGRYAVSGAIGGAHVNLDVRTLYLKDLDLLGCTIFKEEVFINLIKRIENGDVKPLVAASYPLKNIVDAQKAFTEKKHTGKIVLRLD; from the coding sequence ATGAATAAAGACGAAATACCTCAATTAATGTATGGCATTTACCTCAAAGGACATGGGGATTATGATATGTTGGAATACAGAGAAGATATTCCTGTACCAGAACTAGGAGCTGATGAGGTACTTATTAAAGTAAGTGCGGCAGGGGTAAACAATACCGATCTGAATACAAGAATAGGTTGGTATTCTAAGGGTGATGCCAACAGTGAGGATGCAAGTTGGTCTGGTAGTGCTATTGGTTTTCCACGTATTCAAGGAGCTGATGTTTGCGGACGAATTGTAGCTGTGGGTAAAAATGTCAGTGAAGATAGGTTAAATGAAAGAGTACTTATCGAACCTTGTATTCGTGAAGTAAAAGGAGAGTTGTTGGAGCAAGCTTGGTATTACGGTTCGGAGTGTAATGGAGGTTTTGCTCAATTTACAACAGTAGCTTCTCGTCATGCTCATGCAGTAAACAGTACGATGTCAGATATTGAATTGGCTTCTTTTCCATGTTCTTATTCTACAGCTGAAAACCTACTGACAAGATCAAGAGTGACGGAGAATGACACGGTCTTCATAACGGGGGCGTCTGGAGGTGTAGGGTCTGCGGCTATTCAATTGGCAAAAGCAAGAGGAGCACAAGTGATTGCGGTTACGAGTCCTTCAAAAGTAGATGAACTGAAAGATTTAGGAGCCGATAAAGTGGTGCTCAGAGATGAAGATTGGCTAACTACATTAGGTGAAAATAGTGTAGAAGTGGTTATTGACTTGGTTGCAGGAGATAAATTTCCTCTTCTTCTTGATCTTCTAAAGCCATTCGGAAGGTATGCGGTATCTGGGGCGATAGGTGGGGCACATGTAAATTTGGATGTGCGAACACTGTACCTTAAGGATTTAGATTTGCTTGGTTGTACAATTTTTAAGGAAGAAGTGTTTATAAATCTGATTAAGAGAATTGAAAATGGAGATGTAAAACCGCTAGTAGCTGCTTCATATCCTTTAAAAAATATTGTAGACGCTCAGAAAGCATTTACAGAGAAAAAACATACAGGGAAAATAGTACTCAGACTAGACTAG
- a CDS encoding endonuclease MutS2, producing the protein MLYPRNLEEKLGFDQIRSYLIEKCNGAVGKSYVERIKFTNNAEVIRKHNQQVSEYLYILSEGANFPASNFIDIYSFLKKAQVEGTFFTEEEAYDLKRAFTTLNACLSFFRTRKEEEFPELYKLAAQIDFPAWLLREFERVIDDRGKVSNSASAELQRIRARIAQISSSLRQKMDSILKDLKGKGMVKEDALQTMREGRMVIPVVAEHKKHVKGFVHDASATGQTIFIEPETVLNANNEIKDLALKERQEIVRILTALTDQVRPYISDLMRSNNFLGMIDFIRSKALLAQEMEAIMPDAIDEPHVEWYNVKHPLLILHHKKLEKEVIPQNIRLDHERGRMLLISGPNAGGKSVAMKTVGLVQYMYQCGLLVPMVEGSRMGIFDDIFMDYGDDQSLENDLSTYSSHLTNMRHFLKKSGEKSLCLIDEFGAGTEPELGGAIAEAILEQLNRQQAWGVITTHYANLKFYADKYDGLQNGAMRYDVENLQPLYKLEQGQPGSSFALEIAGKIGLPKKVVNIARHKAGRKKISMEELLRDLENEKKVLTEKTRELKHKENKLKQQLEKYERLTQRIEERREKLIDKAKREANTILDDANRQIELTIKEIREGKAEKEKTKKLREELGKYKDKVKVGQEQKEPKEVIEVISGEIKLGDYVRIKGQETIGEVMEIKNNDIRVAMGALQSNIKRNRLERVSRKEFRKENKQKDRYSTLSASSNMNTKHIEFSPNLDLRGKRAEEVMGVLDDFLDTAIMLSHGTELRIVHGKGTGALREVVRNHLKNFSGIKSVSDEHPDRGGAGVTLVRLR; encoded by the coding sequence ATGTTATATCCTCGAAATTTAGAAGAAAAACTAGGCTTTGATCAGATTCGAAGCTATTTGATTGAAAAATGTAACGGTGCGGTAGGTAAATCTTATGTAGAACGAATTAAGTTTACAAATAACGCAGAGGTTATACGAAAACATAACCAACAAGTATCAGAATATTTATACATTTTGTCTGAAGGGGCGAATTTCCCTGCCAGCAATTTTATTGACATATACAGCTTTCTGAAGAAAGCACAGGTTGAAGGTACATTCTTCACTGAAGAAGAAGCCTATGACCTCAAAAGAGCATTCACAACCTTGAATGCTTGTCTCTCATTTTTTAGAACTCGTAAAGAGGAAGAATTTCCTGAATTATATAAACTCGCCGCTCAAATTGATTTCCCAGCGTGGTTACTTCGTGAGTTTGAACGAGTGATTGATGACAGAGGAAAAGTAAGTAACTCTGCCTCTGCTGAACTACAAAGAATCAGAGCTAGAATTGCACAAATTTCGTCAAGTCTTCGTCAGAAAATGGATAGTATTCTGAAAGACTTGAAAGGAAAAGGCATGGTAAAAGAAGATGCACTGCAAACTATGCGTGAAGGACGTATGGTTATTCCAGTTGTTGCAGAGCATAAAAAGCATGTAAAAGGTTTTGTTCATGATGCCTCAGCTACTGGACAAACCATTTTCATTGAGCCAGAAACAGTATTGAATGCCAATAATGAAATCAAGGATTTAGCCTTAAAGGAAAGACAAGAGATTGTACGTATCCTCACAGCACTTACCGATCAGGTGCGTCCTTACATTTCAGATTTGATGCGTTCAAATAATTTCTTGGGAATGATTGATTTCATTCGCTCAAAAGCGCTTTTAGCACAAGAAATGGAGGCAATCATGCCAGATGCCATTGATGAACCTCATGTAGAGTGGTATAATGTAAAGCATCCACTACTGATTCTTCATCATAAGAAACTAGAAAAAGAAGTTATTCCTCAGAATATCCGATTGGATCATGAGCGAGGACGTATGCTTCTTATTTCTGGGCCTAATGCAGGGGGTAAATCTGTTGCTATGAAAACAGTCGGCTTGGTACAATATATGTATCAATGTGGTTTGTTAGTACCAATGGTTGAAGGTTCTCGAATGGGTATCTTCGATGATATCTTCATGGACTACGGGGATGATCAATCTTTAGAAAATGATCTTTCAACCTATTCTTCTCACTTGACCAATATGCGTCACTTCTTGAAGAAATCGGGTGAAAAATCGCTCTGCTTGATTGATGAATTTGGCGCAGGTACAGAACCCGAGCTTGGTGGAGCAATTGCAGAAGCTATCCTTGAACAACTGAACCGTCAACAAGCTTGGGGCGTAATCACGACTCACTATGCAAACTTGAAGTTTTATGCGGATAAATATGATGGATTGCAAAATGGAGCAATGCGTTATGATGTTGAAAACCTTCAACCACTTTACAAACTCGAACAAGGGCAGCCAGGTAGCTCTTTTGCCTTAGAAATTGCGGGTAAAATAGGACTTCCTAAAAAAGTAGTGAACATCGCTCGTCATAAAGCTGGTCGTAAGAAAATTAGTATGGAAGAGCTTCTTCGTGACTTGGAGAACGAAAAGAAAGTTCTGACCGAAAAAACGAGAGAACTTAAGCATAAAGAAAATAAGCTGAAGCAACAGCTCGAAAAGTACGAACGTCTGACACAACGTATTGAAGAAAGACGTGAAAAACTGATTGACAAAGCAAAGCGTGAAGCAAACACCATCTTAGATGATGCCAATCGTCAGATCGAATTGACTATCAAAGAAATTCGTGAAGGGAAAGCTGAAAAAGAAAAAACCAAGAAACTTCGAGAAGAACTTGGCAAATACAAAGACAAAGTCAAAGTAGGTCAAGAGCAAAAAGAACCTAAAGAGGTTATTGAGGTTATTAGTGGTGAAATCAAGCTTGGAGATTATGTACGAATCAAAGGGCAAGAAACCATTGGTGAAGTTATGGAAATCAAAAATAATGATATCCGTGTCGCGATGGGTGCTTTGCAATCGAACATAAAACGAAATCGTTTGGAGCGTGTAAGTCGTAAAGAATTCAGAAAGGAAAACAAACAGAAAGACCGTTATTCTACACTTTCTGCAAGTTCAAACATGAACACCAAACACATTGAATTCTCTCCTAACCTAGACCTCAGAGGTAAAAGAGCGGAAGAAGTAATGGGCGTTTTAGATGATTTCTTGGACACGGCAATTATGCTTAGCCATGGTACAGAACTAAGAATTGTTCATGGTAAAGGGACTGGAGCTTTAAGAGAAGTCGTTCGCAATCACTTGAAAAACTTCTCGGGAATCAAAAGTGTATCTGATGAACATCCTGATAGAGGTGGCGCAGGTGTTACCCTTGTAAGATTGAGATAA
- a CDS encoding oxygenase MpaB family protein has translation MYTTPTFEILEKKRQLGDPLADKVIQTLIEENGLESIRMIFEMVSQNKSLPKIEMPKVLRDYFEETAKLPDWVDYKKLDAASKFHQKYGIQLSLLLLCKALPTTYACGKGAEVLYMTGRFHASKNGDMDNFTKRLIETSQFVVDVMSEGGLGPYGRGIRSAQKVRLIHAAIRYYLMHQHEWDHKTYGVPINQEDMAGTLLSFSIIPLLGLEQIGKNLSYEEKENYYYTWRVVGHILGLEEEMMPQKFIQGYRLANQIINHQKEPSEAGKVLTNTCVNFIQNMNPSNFFKAFPSLLVRYMIGDELADIVGIKEKNDGFNKFFKLTSYIFFNIYDSSINNFKTLERLALYFNRIFLEDSLYFMNNSQKIQLHVPPSLRENWNNNIKLNPIREAVKKRFR, from the coding sequence ATGTACACGACTCCAACTTTTGAGATTCTTGAGAAAAAAAGACAATTAGGTGATCCTCTAGCCGACAAAGTCATTCAGACACTAATTGAAGAAAATGGTCTAGAGTCTATTCGAATGATATTTGAGATGGTTTCTCAGAATAAATCTTTACCCAAAATAGAGATGCCTAAAGTCTTGAGAGATTATTTTGAAGAGACTGCAAAGTTACCTGATTGGGTTGATTACAAAAAGCTTGATGCAGCCTCCAAATTTCATCAGAAATATGGTATTCAGCTCTCGCTCTTACTCTTATGTAAAGCCTTACCCACAACCTACGCTTGTGGAAAAGGAGCTGAAGTACTTTACATGACTGGGCGTTTTCATGCTTCCAAAAATGGAGACATGGATAACTTCACAAAACGATTGATCGAAACTTCTCAGTTTGTAGTAGATGTGATGTCAGAAGGTGGTTTAGGACCTTATGGAAGAGGCATTCGTTCAGCTCAGAAAGTACGTTTGATTCATGCCGCAATTCGTTATTACCTTATGCATCAGCATGAATGGGATCATAAAACATACGGTGTTCCAATCAATCAAGAAGATATGGCGGGAACACTTCTCTCTTTTTCGATCATCCCTCTTTTGGGCTTAGAACAAATAGGTAAAAACCTAAGCTATGAAGAAAAGGAAAATTACTACTATACTTGGCGAGTAGTTGGGCATATTTTAGGGTTAGAAGAAGAAATGATGCCTCAAAAATTTATTCAAGGGTATCGATTAGCCAATCAAATCATAAATCATCAGAAAGAACCGTCTGAGGCTGGAAAAGTGCTAACCAATACTTGTGTCAATTTCATTCAGAATATGAATCCAAGTAATTTCTTCAAAGCTTTTCCGAGCCTACTTGTTCGCTACATGATTGGAGATGAACTGGCAGATATTGTAGGTATCAAAGAAAAAAATGATGGATTCAATAAATTCTTCAAACTGACCTCATATATCTTCTTCAATATCTACGATAGCTCTATCAATAATTTCAAAACCTTAGAACGTCTAGCACTTTATTTCAACCGTATCTTTTTGGAAGACTCATTGTATTTTATGAATAACTCTCAAAAAATACAGCTCCATGTACCGCCATCACTAAGAGAAAATTGGAATAACAACATTAAACTCAATCCGATAAGAGAAGCCGTAAAAAAACGATTCAGATAA
- a CDS encoding DoxX family protein, with the protein MEKFKNLFQQILTPAEGINTAAQFLIAIPRIICGLLLTIDFGASKFGMPWTDQEQNLSLFEVAAWFPEDVAKFGIPFSLAPWLFAWLGAASEAIGGLFIALGLGTRISAFFIACTMLVAIFFQKWEQGTWGMLPAMGFLWMSMYCLVLGSGKFGLDYLITRKSVAKKVVLA; encoded by the coding sequence ATGGAAAAATTCAAAAATCTCTTTCAACAAATCCTTACACCAGCAGAAGGGATAAATACTGCTGCTCAATTTCTGATTGCTATACCAAGAATTATTTGCGGTCTTTTACTCACCATAGACTTTGGTGCTAGTAAATTTGGAATGCCGTGGACAGATCAAGAACAAAATCTTTCACTGTTTGAAGTCGCAGCTTGGTTCCCTGAAGATGTGGCTAAATTTGGTATCCCATTTAGTTTAGCTCCTTGGTTATTTGCTTGGCTTGGGGCGGCAAGTGAAGCTATTGGCGGATTATTCATTGCGTTAGGGCTTGGCACTAGAATCTCTGCGTTTTTCATTGCATGTACAATGCTAGTCGCCATCTTCTTTCAAAAATGGGAACAAGGTACTTGGGGAATGCTCCCTGCCATGGGATTCTTATGGATGAGCATGTATTGCCTTGTACTAGGTTCTGGTAAATTTGGATTAGATTACCTCATTACAAGAAAGTCTGTTGCTAAAAAAGTTGTTTTGGCCTAA
- a CDS encoding FtsZ/tubulin family protein, which produces MDFFNENNHQYSARAIKVVGIGENAGRTLESIQGILSKEIESWVINDDPNFLSKTTIKRKINFSNTENQDLASQQLAFIENEIQLSQIFDEETKLIFIVVNAANENVRSIALQLSQLAREKDVLNIGMAILPSKDLSIDLRKKAEISLTALMTTCNGMMVLDPDVFADENPSFSAYMIDSQMKCLLASTICSIEKLMTSKGVVNMDFEDLKQNIQDAIFIKHASGVGYGVQRSLEAIKEVLSKMDTQYAHNEDMKTVLLSLIVKDVNHFRIDDIDCITDYLKKELKHDIDVSFGVYENPSFLEDDVLKIQVIMA; this is translated from the coding sequence ATGGACTTTTTTAATGAGAATAACCATCAGTATTCAGCAAGAGCTATTAAAGTTGTTGGCATAGGAGAGAATGCTGGAAGAACGCTAGAATCTATTCAAGGTATCTTATCAAAAGAAATCGAAAGTTGGGTGATCAATGATGATCCAAATTTCTTATCAAAGACGACGATAAAGCGTAAAATCAATTTTTCAAATACAGAAAATCAAGATTTAGCAAGTCAGCAGCTCGCTTTCATTGAAAATGAAATTCAGTTATCCCAAATCTTTGATGAGGAAACAAAACTGATCTTTATTGTTGTGAATGCTGCAAATGAAAATGTGAGAAGTATTGCCCTTCAGCTTTCTCAATTGGCTCGTGAAAAAGATGTGCTTAATATTGGAATGGCAATTCTGCCTTCTAAAGACCTTTCAATAGATCTTCGTAAAAAAGCCGAAATCAGTTTAACTGCTTTGATGACGACATGTAACGGCATGATGGTATTAGACCCTGACGTATTCGCAGATGAGAATCCTTCTTTTTCAGCATACATGATCGACTCCCAAATGAAGTGTTTATTGGCTTCAACAATCTGTTCGATTGAAAAATTGATGACGAGTAAGGGGGTAGTGAATATGGACTTCGAAGACTTGAAACAAAATATTCAAGATGCCATATTTATTAAACATGCTTCGGGCGTAGGTTATGGCGTACAGCGCTCATTGGAGGCCATTAAAGAAGTGCTTTCTAAAATGGACACGCAGTATGCCCATAATGAAGATATGAAAACAGTGCTATTAAGTTTGATTGTAAAAGATGTTAATCACTTTAGAATAGATGATATTGATTGCATTACGGACTACTTGAAGAAGGAGTTGAAGCACGATATTGATGTGAGCTTTGGCGTGTATGAAAATCCCTCTTTTTTAGAAGATGACGTTCTAAAGATTCAAGTAATTATGGCTTAA
- a CDS encoding CAP domain-containing protein, producing the protein MAHAPIDLKTPNIRTLELLSFLEINRLRQNENLPNLDWDDVLYRAAKDHATYLLTKTKLSHNQHSKEKRNPVTRVRLHGGVDFSKVSENVIDLSLGIRFQENGLIKNTITYASTSQALTKLFTKSKSTRRNTFSDHYNYSATAVAYDSSSQRLVAVQVFGFSNTPLSIPKLEDISTKIPNLGKPQLPYGLKKYQYKKRELEAVKDFSKLKLEKGYLTGSFKSAKKIFKGKKSGIVMEFIPLSQYDVNSKTYTDIPNRRNGLFELNGKLNEPIYRHKLLKYSRLVNDDYFIYTRFLKIKKRPQTFIFPLPTNSSQYEYNIILLKKKKITTLRSYISVPWSYFDTPFPDLKVTNHFYTLDSLPKYRVLTSFDTLNFRAYYKTGEVEVHPDTVKQLLNKFKNLDGRIKRVKATSYASIEGDRIANNQLALKRKEYFIQYIQPWIDQKSVKSILKYKEQWKLFHQQIQDSPLEHLGKMKMDEVRAYVNTNKEDPYIANLLNQQRYTDFELIWEQEYKEFIHRPSPESVFDSLLHVIKTAAKPTKNLFSALEKAQLAYYKELYQNKSYPQTLLEVPFFEKHPEFRYHELVFQFTHYKNINEEQFFRRLHTIGTSDNFPSRLKSDLIYNNLVIIFSQYQQDKLRDLLEDPYCPQMVNRDYFFKQYKKINCKRNNWVDNDFLTLKAIQKLVSFDRSINGNKHTDDLWRYFYLNLIKYYNFQIPPNSKINGLTDDFKRYFHPDDSKLSDQERLKYALFYCAIDKFKTAKKLIEPIATRAEPHVKGLQLYVCLKFDEFDSEHDFANYLIEQFPYLGEQEWCNLWKNPEYLNFILLEDLKLKNFYNCNCSQSL; encoded by the coding sequence ATGGCCCACGCTCCCATTGACCTTAAAACGCCAAACATAAGGACACTTGAACTACTTTCATTTCTTGAAATAAATCGGCTAAGGCAGAATGAAAATCTACCAAATTTAGATTGGGATGATGTACTCTACAGAGCAGCCAAAGATCATGCGACATACTTGCTAACAAAAACTAAACTTAGCCACAATCAGCATTCGAAAGAAAAGAGAAACCCCGTCACTCGTGTACGCTTGCATGGTGGAGTTGATTTTTCAAAAGTTTCAGAAAATGTCATCGATCTCAGTCTAGGCATCCGATTTCAAGAAAATGGACTCATCAAAAATACGATCACATACGCCTCAACCAGTCAAGCTTTAACCAAACTTTTTACTAAATCGAAATCAACTAGAAGAAATACCTTTTCCGATCACTATAATTATTCAGCAACGGCAGTCGCATATGATTCTTCTAGCCAAAGACTTGTTGCTGTACAAGTTTTCGGATTTAGCAATACACCTCTAAGTATCCCGAAACTCGAAGATATCTCTACTAAAATTCCAAATCTTGGAAAACCACAATTACCTTACGGTCTAAAGAAATACCAATATAAAAAGAGAGAGCTTGAAGCAGTCAAAGACTTTTCTAAGCTAAAATTAGAAAAAGGGTACTTGACAGGAAGCTTCAAAAGCGCTAAAAAAATCTTTAAAGGTAAAAAGAGCGGTATAGTGATGGAGTTTATTCCTCTAAGTCAGTATGATGTAAATTCAAAAACTTATACTGACATACCGAACCGAAGAAATGGTTTATTTGAATTGAATGGAAAATTAAATGAGCCTATTTATCGACATAAATTATTAAAATACAGCAGACTCGTAAATGACGATTATTTCATTTATACTAGGTTTCTAAAAATTAAGAAACGTCCACAAACTTTCATTTTCCCTCTGCCTACAAATTCGAGTCAGTATGAATACAACATTATTCTGCTTAAGAAGAAAAAAATAACGACTTTAAGAAGTTACATCTCTGTCCCTTGGTCGTATTTTGACACTCCTTTCCCCGATTTAAAAGTTACTAATCACTTCTATACACTTGACTCGCTACCCAAATACAGGGTTCTAACTTCTTTCGACACCCTAAATTTTAGGGCTTATTACAAAACTGGTGAAGTTGAAGTCCATCCTGATACGGTAAAACAACTGCTAAATAAATTCAAAAACTTAGATGGAAGGATAAAGCGTGTCAAAGCTACCTCCTATGCGAGTATTGAAGGTGACAGAATAGCGAATAACCAATTAGCACTCAAAAGGAAGGAATACTTCATTCAATACATTCAGCCTTGGATTGATCAAAAGTCTGTAAAATCTATACTCAAGTATAAAGAACAATGGAAGTTGTTTCATCAACAAATTCAAGACAGTCCATTGGAACATTTGGGTAAAATGAAAATGGATGAAGTTCGGGCTTATGTAAATACAAATAAAGAAGACCCTTATATCGCGAATCTACTGAATCAGCAACGATATACAGATTTTGAATTGATTTGGGAGCAAGAATATAAAGAATTTATCCATAGACCTAGTCCTGAGTCTGTATTCGATTCATTACTACACGTAATAAAGACCGCTGCTAAGCCTACAAAAAATCTATTTTCTGCATTAGAAAAAGCTCAATTGGCTTACTATAAAGAATTATATCAAAACAAATCCTATCCTCAAACCCTTCTCGAAGTTCCTTTCTTTGAGAAGCATCCTGAATTTAGATATCATGAATTGGTATTTCAATTCACCCATTACAAAAACATAAATGAAGAACAATTCTTTAGAAGGCTACACACAATCGGCACTTCAGACAATTTCCCTAGTCGGTTGAAGTCTGATCTGATTTATAACAACTTGGTCATCATTTTCAGTCAGTATCAACAGGATAAACTGAGAGATTTACTTGAAGATCCTTATTGCCCTCAAATGGTCAATAGAGATTACTTTTTCAAGCAGTACAAAAAGATTAATTGCAAAAGAAATAACTGGGTTGATAATGATTTTCTAACCCTAAAAGCCATTCAAAAACTCGTTTCTTTCGATCGAAGTATTAATGGGAATAAGCATACTGATGACCTTTGGCGATACTTTTATTTGAACCTGATTAAATACTATAATTTTCAGATTCCTCCCAACTCCAAAATCAATGGGCTTACGGATGACTTTAAAAGATATTTCCATCCTGATGATTCGAAATTAAGTGATCAAGAAAGACTTAAATACGCTCTATTCTATTGTGCTATTGATAAATTTAAGACCGCTAAAAAATTAATTGAACCAATAGCAACACGAGCTGAACCACATGTAAAAGGCCTACAATTATATGTCTGTTTAAAATTCGATGAGTTTGACTCAGAACATGATTTTGCCAATTATCTCATTGAACAATTCCCTTATTTGGGTGAGCAAGAATGGTGTAATTTATGGAAAAATCCAGAGTACTTGAATTTCATCCTTTTGGAAGATCTTAAACTAAAAAACTTTTACAATTGTAATTGTAGCCAAAGTCTCTAA